In Methylosinus sp. H3A, the sequence CGATCTACCTCCTGGCGTTGAACCTGAAGATCGATCCCTTCCTGCTGCACTACACTATCCTCGGCTACAGCGTGGTCTTCATCGCCGCGATGATCCTGGCCGGCTGGCTGTCGGACCGGATCGGCCGCAAGCCGGTCGTGCTCGCCGGCTTCATAGGCACGGCGCTCGCCGCCTATCCGGTGTTCCTCGGCGTCACCCTCTATGCGCACCCGCGTCTCGCGGCGGCGATGACCACGCATCCGGTAACGGTGGCGGCCGACCCGGCGACATGCAGCCGCCAGTTCGATCCGTTCGGCCTCACCGAGTTCCACGGCTCTTGCGACATCGCCCGGCGCGCCGTCGCCAAGCTCGGCGTGCCCTACCGGCAATCGCGCCGCGTCACGGGCCGCGCCGCCCAAGTGGAGATCGGCGCCGCGGTAATTCCCGCCTTCGAGGGCGGCGGGCTCGACCGGGCGATCTTCACGGAGCAGGCCAAGGCCTTCGACGGCGCCCTCGCCGCCGCATTGGCCGATGCGGGATATCCTGCCCGCGCCGCGCCGGAGACGACCAATGTTCGATGCTGATCACGCTCATGCCGTCCTCAGCATCTTCGTCGCGATGGCGTCCGCCCCGCTCTCGGCCTGGATGGTGGAGATGTTCCCGACCCGCATCCGCGCCACGGCCTTCGCGATGTCCTACAACATCGGCGGCTGGTTCGGCGGCTTCCTCCCGGCGATCTCATTCGCCGCCTTCACCGCCACGGGCAATCTCTATGCGGGCCTATGGTACGCAGTCGGCGTCCTGCTGGTCGCGCTCGTGGTCAGCGGCCTGTTCCTGCCCGAGACGCGCGGCCGCGCCCTGGAGCGCGTGACATGACCGGCCCCGCGGGTCGTCCGGTCTCGCTCGTCCTGGTCCGCCGCATCAATGCGCCGGCAGGACAGATATTCACCGCCTGGACGGACCCGAAATGGCTGGTCCGCTGGCTGATTCCGGGGAGCCGGAGCGCTGCGGGACGCGGTCATCGACCCGAGTCCGGGCGGCGCCTACCGGCTGGAGGGCCTCGATCCGGATGGAACGCGCTATTGCCTCTGCGGCCGTTACATCGAAGTCGCGGCGGAACGGCGGATCGCCTTGAGCTGGGAATATGAGGGCGCCGCAGCCGGCCTATGCGGGCCGCCGACGCGGGTCGACGTCGATCTGCGCCCACTGGGCGCCGACGCTTGCGAGCTGACGCTCACCCACGGCGAGCTCCAGGGGGAGGAAGCGGCTGCGACGCACCGCATATTGTGGACGATCTGCCTCGACCGGCTCGTCTGGTCGCTCGTTCCGCCGCCGGACGAGCCCGCCTTTCGCCCGTCGCTCGGGGCGATCGCCGAGCTCTATGGCGAGTCGCACCGCTTGCTGCAGGACGCCTTCGACAGCCGGCCGCTGGCCAACGCCCTGCGCAAGATGATGGTGACGAGCACGCTGACGAACGAGCACAAGGCCTTCATCGCCGGGCGGGACATGGTGTTCCTCACCACCGTCGACCATCGCGGCTTTCCCACCTGTTCCTACAAGGGCGGGGCGCCGGGCTTCGTGCGGGCGCTCGACGACCAGACCCTCGTCTTGCCGAGCTATAACGGCAACGGCATGTATCTCTCCGCGGGCAATGTCGCCGCCAATGCGAAGGTCGGACTGCTGTTCATCGATTTCGAGCAGCCGCACCGGCTGCGCATCCACGGCGCCGCGCGCCTCGTGCGCGACGAGGCGGAGCTTGCAGCCTTTCCCGGCGCGGAGCTTCTGCTGGTAGTGAAGGTCTATGAGGCCTTCGTGAACTGCTCGCGCTATGTGCATCGCTATCAGCGCGCGGAAACATCCCCCTTCGTGCCGGGCGAGCCACGCGGGGACGAGATGGCGCCCTGGAAGAATCTGGACGTCATCCGTGACGCCCTCCCCGGCCGGGATCGGGTTCGGCGCGAAGAGGCCGGATCAAGGTCCATGACGCGCGAGGAGTATCTCGCGCGCCTGAAGCGCGGGGAGAGCTGAGAGCCCGCTTCGTCTCAATAGCCTTCAAGACCGCGAACGGCTAAAGCCTCGAAATCGTGCTGCGCGAGACATTGAACCGCCGCGCGAGATCGGCTTGCGTCGCGCTGCCTTCCGCGAGCGCCGCAAGCGCTT encodes:
- a CDS encoding MFS transporter; the encoded protein is MFDADHAHAVLSIFVAMASAPLSAWMVEMFPTRIRATAFAMSYNIGGWFGGFLPAISFAAFTATGNLYAGLWYAVGVLLVALVVSGLFLPETRGRALERVT
- a CDS encoding pyridoxamine 5'-phosphate oxidase family protein — its product is MDPSPGGAYRLEGLDPDGTRYCLCGRYIEVAAERRIALSWEYEGAAAGLCGPPTRVDVDLRPLGADACELTLTHGELQGEEAAATHRILWTICLDRLVWSLVPPPDEPAFRPSLGAIAELYGESHRLLQDAFDSRPLANALRKMMVTSTLTNEHKAFIAGRDMVFLTTVDHRGFPTCSYKGGAPGFVRALDDQTLVLPSYNGNGMYLSAGNVAANAKVGLLFIDFEQPHRLRIHGAARLVRDEAELAAFPGAELLLVVKVYEAFVNCSRYVHRYQRAETSPFVPGEPRGDEMAPWKNLDVIRDALPGRDRVRREEAGSRSMTREEYLARLKRGES
- a CDS encoding MFS transporter; this translates as MNLKIDPFLLHYTILGYSVVFIAAMILAGWLSDRIGRKPVVLAGFIGTALAAYPVFLGVTLYAHPRLAAAMTTHPVTVAADPATCSRQFDPFGLTEFHGSCDIARRAVAKLGVPYRQSRRVTGRAAQVEIGAAVIPAFEGGGLDRAIFTEQAKAFDGALAAALADAGYPARAAPETTNVRC